One Salvelinus fontinalis isolate EN_2023a chromosome 22, ASM2944872v1, whole genome shotgun sequence genomic window, CTGgacttaaaaaaacaaaaatcagTAGGCCTACAAAAACTTCcatggaaacttaaatctgtaAACCATGTTATATAAAAATGAACCCATGTATTGACGTGAAAACTGAATTGTATTTATATGAACTAGGCTAATATGATTGTAAAATGTGAAAATTATTTTAAACAAAAAAGCTGTAAAATGTCAGAGGATCACTTTGGGATTGAATTCAACACAGGCTGAGTTTTCGATAATGATACTACAGTGATAACATGATTATCTTTGTCACATGATGATCGACTGAATGCGGAACCGTACTGTTCGGGAAAAAATCACAGGTATATTTGGTGTAAGATAGGTGTAATATGAATGGTGTCTTGAGGCTTAGAAAGGGATGTCATATGATATGACTAGCGAAGtgataattaaaaaatatatgcatTTAAACTGGTTTGTTCAGTTTGATGGTCTTTTTCAGCACTTCTCAAAACCAACCGATTTAGACTCAGCTATTAAGTACGCAATATTTAAGAATGTCTTGATAGCGCACATGAACGCTCAAAAATCATACACTGTGTCTTTAACGGGTTGAGCCCCTTCCAGCCAATGAGATGAGCCGGACACACTACCCGGAAACAAGCCGACTGCATGAGTAATAATGGTGTGTAGCTAATATGTAAATTATTAAGTATATCgctatttatttcacttttattttaacCGGTGATCATTTTATATAATTTAAAGGCTGACATTCTCGTATGATTGGTAACTTGGCTCATATCGCAAGGTTTTGCTTAGGAAACATGGCAGCAACAGCAGATCACTTCATGTATTTTGCTTTTGGAAGCAACTTGTTGAAGGAGAGACTTCAGCTGGCAAACCCCTCAGCTATATTTCATTGCACCGGCCGACTGAAGGTAATCAGGACCGCAGCGCCCCCAGTAGGCAAGCTACTTTTAGTTTGGATATTTCGGACTCTTCTGGTGTAACTAGTAGGAGATAACCAACAAGCAACATGGCGTTCTTTCATGGCGTTCAATAGCCCAACCGGCCGCAAGATGACGCTATAATTCTACGCCCTAGGGTTATCGTCCCGAGTAGTTCAGTTACATGGAGTACATTAATTCCCCCCAGTCTATATAAAGAATAGAATGACCTCGAATAGAAAATGAATACTATTGTCTTCACTCACACAGTGAAAAGGTGTTACAGAGTAGGCTATGTGACACATCCAAAAATGCATTGTCATAGTATTCTAAcagggtctctctttctcatctcgccccccaccccccctcccacCCTAAACCTCCCCAGGACTACACATTGAACTTTGGTCTGTGGGGGGAGCACATTGACAACCGTTGGCATGGAGGAGTAGCAACCATCGAgcagaaagaggggggagaggtgtgGGGGGTGGTCTGGAGGATGAGCAACGACCACCTAGCCAGCCTGGACCAGtgagtcactcacacacacacacacacacacacacacacacaccagtgagtCTCATCTGATGGCAACATACATTCTATGGTCTTCATCCTGTACTTCATCTCATCTctccatgttgtgtgtgtgtgtaggcaggagGGGGTGGACATGGGTATGTACTTCCCCttagaggtgacagtagagacaGACGACGGGGCACTGCTCTGTAGAACGTACCAGATGAACCGCTTCCACGCCTGTCCCCCCTCGCCACAATacaaacaggtaaacacacaTTGGATGCACACACGCCTGTTTTCCCTCACCACAATgcaaacaggtacacacacacacaagcctgcCCCCCTCCCCGCAGTACAAGCAAGTGAAAGGAAAtaacgtgtgtgggtgtgtgtaggtggTGTGTTTAGGAGCCCAGCAGAACGGTCTACCAGTGCAGTACATGAGGAGACTAGAGGAGGTTCAGACCAACAACTACAGTGGCCCTTCTATCCTGGACAAGATCTCACAGGTCATTAAGTAATTCAGatatttttttccactaattggtcttttgatttGGTGTTTTGACCAATCGGATCAGttctgaaaagatctgatgtgattggtcaaaagactaactagtggaaaaaaatatcagaattgggctgcctgtgtaaatgtagCCAGAATCCATCTGAAATGACAAcctattgggctctggtcaaaagtagtgcactatatagggtgccatttcatacaaacacacagacagacaccataaaGACTAATGCATGTGATGTGGCTTTGGAGAGATTTGATGACGAATGGTTCAATTGAAATGGAATGGGGCCTTTGAGAGAAATGGGAGATGTTTTAATGTATTTAATAGATGTATACTGAATGAAATCAGTTACTTCAGAAATCAATTGATTTAATGTAAATTGTTATTCTTTGTTTCTTAAGAAACGTCTCAAGGATCTCTGCTCCCTAAACTGTATCTGGTACAATTGTCTTTTCAACAAAACATAATTTTGTAGTCGTTAATGACGTTGAACATACAACTATGTATATACAGAATTACCACCATAGTGTCCCAGTACATATTCTGGAGTTGATTTGTGCTTTAGTTTTTACTTAATTCAACAAATACAAACTtgtgcaaaatatatatataacaaagATGTGTTTTAAATCAAATGTTAACATTTCTGCTGAATTTGCTGTATGCTACCTAGATTTTACACAACCACAGAAATAAAGCAATGAACCAACAGAAGATGTGATTTCATAATTGACATTAATGTGTGTAATTGTGACTCAAAATTAGCAGCATGTTTCAGTCACAGCACTTACAATTGTTTAAATTCCCTCACTTCGCAGCAGTACAGCTGATGATCAACAAACTCATTATTACATTGTCATACAGTAATATGAaatcaatgcccccccccccatcccaaaTTCCACCCTACTCACTAAACTAGTGTAAATCTGAGAGGATTAGATCACTGGAGGTGATGGTCGCGCTaccctgctcagacgttgcatgctTCAACCAATGGTTGTGTGCCACGTCATCGACTGTGCAGTCGGCCACCAGAACTCTGCTCTTTTAGCAGTCCACCAACACTCTCAGAAGACCCATAATTGGGTCCTGGCCCGTTCTCCACACTTGAAGTCTATGGTCTCTAAATGTGCGTTTAAGTGTATATTCAGATTATCCCGTTTAGTCTTTTAGCAAGTGAGTGAGGCAATCCAGTAGTGATGTGGGGAAAATGTATACAGTTACATATCGTGATATTTTAGATGATATTATCAATATTTGACTCCAAGCTTTGATTTGTAAAAATAAAAGATTTACAAATAAGAATAATTGCTA contains:
- the ggcta gene encoding gamma-glutamylcyclotransferase a; protein product: MIGNLAHIARFCLGNMAATADHFMYFAFGSNLLKERLQLANPSAIFHCTGRLKDYTLNFGLWGEHIDNRWHGGVATIEQKEGGEVWGVVWRMSNDHLASLDQQEGVDMGMYFPLEVTVETDDGALLCRTYQMNRFHACPPSPQYKQVVCLGAQQNGLPVQYMRRLEEVQTNNYSGPSILDKISQVIK